The region CAGGCGTTTCACAACGCCCTGCTCCGCCTGGTCTACCGCCTATTGTTCCTCTTCGTCGCCGAGGACCGCGACGCCCTACACCTGCCGGACACACCCGAGGAAACCCGCAAGCGGTACGCGGAATTCTTCTCCTCAGCGCGGCTACGCGTCCACGCCCGCCGCCAGGGCGGCGCGCACAGCGACCGGTATCAGGCGCTGCGGATCGTCCTCGACGCACTCGGCAACGAGAACGGTCGCCCGGAACTGGGCCTCCCCGGGCTCGGTGGCATCTTCGACAACAGCGAGGCGGACGCACCGCTGGACGGCCTGGCGCTGGCGAACAAATACCTGCTGACCGCCGTCTGGCACCTGTGCCAGGTGCACGATCCGGGCTCACGCCGATGGCGGACGATCGACTATCGACACCTGGACGCCGAGGAACTGGGCTCGATCTACGAGTCCCTGCTGGAGCTGGTACCGAAGCACAGCGCGGTCGACCGTACCTTCGAGCTGGTCGAACTCGCCGGCAACACCCGCAAGACCACCGGCTCCTACTACACCCCGTCCTCGCTGATCGAATGCCTGCTGGACTCGGCACTCGATCCGGTAATCGACGACGCGGTCAAACGTGGCGAGGTGGCGGCAACCGCCGCCGGTAAGCCCGATCCGGCCACCACGATCGTCTCCGAGCTACTCGCCCTCACCGTCTGCGACCCGGCCTGCGGATCCGGCCATTTCCTGGTGGCAGCCGCCCGCCGGATCGCCAAACGGGTCGCGGCGGTACGGGAACGCAACCCCGAACCGACCGTGAAGGCGGTACGCCGTGCCCTATACGAGGTCATCTCCAGGTGCATCTATGGCGTCGACCTGAACCCGATGGCGGTCGAACTCGCCAAGATCTCGCTGTGGTTGGAGGCCCTGGAGCCCGGCAAGCCGCTGAGCTTCCTCGACGCACACATCAAGCACGGCAACGCCCTGATCGGGGCCACGCCCGCACTACTCCTGCGGGGCATCCCCGATGAGGCGTTCAAGCCCATCGAGGGGGACGACAAGAAGTACGCCAAGGCGCTGGAGAAGCAGAACGCTGAGCAGCGAGCGGGCCAGGGCAGCATCTTCGACCTGCTCGAAACGATGAACGTCGTGAACACGGCTTTCGCTCAGGGGCTACGTCGCATCGCGAACGCGCCCTCCGCTGTATTGGGAGACGTACGCCGACAGAAGTCTGCCTATCGGGACTGGGCGAGCGCCACTGACTATCAACGGGCCCTACACGTCGCGGATGCCTGGTGCGCGGCGTTCGTGTGGAAGAAAACGGCCGATGCCCCACCTGCGGTAACCCACGACGTCCTCCGCGCGCTGGCGGGCCCGAACCCTTCGACTGTCACCCAGGCAACCCATGACGAAATCGATCGATTGCGAAAGCAGTACCGGTTCTTCCACTGGCACCTGGAGTTTCCTGAGGTCTTCAAAGTGCCGGAGGACGACACCGAGATCGACCAGACAGCCGGTTGGGCTGGCGGCTTCGACTGTGTGCTCGGCAACCCGCCGTGGGAGCGCATCAAGCTCCAGGAGCAGGAGTTCTTCGCGCAGCGAGACGCAGACATCGCAACCGCGAGGAACGCTGCTGCCCGGAAGCACCTGATCACCGCCCTCAAGCGCGACAAGGACCGTCGCCCGCTGTATGAGGAATTTGCGGCAGCCAAGCGAAAGGCGGAAGCCGAGAGCCACTTCCTACGCAACGGCGGCCGTTACCCGCTCACCGGCCGAGGTGACATCAACACCTATGCAGTTTTCTCGGAGACGGACCGCTCACTGGTGAGTGAACGCGGGCGCATGGGAGTCATCGTCCCGACCGGCATCGCCACGGACGCCACGACAAGGTTCTTCTTCAACGACCTTGTACGCAACGGGTCACTCGTGGCGTTGTATGACTTCGAGAACCGCAGCGGGCTTTTCTCTGGCGTCGACTCGCGCATGAAATTCAGCATCCTCTCTCTTGCCGGCGACCCTCTACCAGAACCCGATGCTCAATTCGCCTTCTTCCTCCACGATCCTGCGGAACTGGGCGACAATAAGAAATCCTTCACTCTCACATCCAATGAGATCGACCTCGTAAATCCCAACACTGGCACCTGCCCACTTTTTCGCTCACGCCGAGATGCCGAGATTACCCTCGACATCCATCGGCGAATACCGGTCCTCATGAAAGAAGGTGACCCTGAAGGAAACCCGTGGAACATATCGTTCATGACAATGTTCCACATGTCGAATGACTCGCACCTTTTCCACACCCGCGAAGACCTTACATCCGACAACTGGATCCTCAGCGGCAACATTTTCACCAAGGCTGGAGCCCAAATGTTACCTCTATACGAGGCAAAGATGCTCCATCACTACGACCACCGCTGGGCGACATACAACCAGGACGGCACCACCCGAGATATAACCCTGAGAGAAAAGCAGAACGATGACGTCGTGGCGTTGCCACGATACTGGGTTGATGAACACAAAGTAAACGAGAAACTCGCAGCCAAAAATTGGGAACACAATTGGCTTCTCGGATGGCGCGACATTTGCCGCGCCACCGACGAGCGCACGACAATCGTCGAGATATTTCCACGCTCAGCCGCTGGCCACAATCTTCCCATTTCCGTCTTTTCCACCGCCGATACTGATCTACTACCCGGGCTCCAAGCGTGCCTAACATCATTTGCCTCTGACTTCGCAGCCAGAACCAAGGTGGGCGGCACTCACCTGACCTTCTTCATTTCTCAGCAGCTGCCAACACTTGCCCCCACAACAATGGCACGACACAAAACCTTCTTAACGCCCCGCATACTTGAATTGTCATACACAGCCCACGATTTGACCATATTCGCTCGCGACATCGGCGACAACGGGGCACCATTTCAGTGGGACGAGGAGCGACGGCAAGCTATTCGGGCCGAACTGGATGCGCTCTTCTTCCACCTATACGGAATCTCGCGAGATGACGTGGACTACATCATGGAGACGTTCCCGATCGTGAGGCGAAAGGACGAGGCCAAGTACGGCACGTACCGAACCAAGGACCTGATCCTCGCTGAGTACGACCGCATGGCCGCCGCCGGTGTCAGCCCGACGAATCCGCTGATCGACGGGGAGAACTACACGTCCACCCTCAACCCACCTCCGGGGCATGGCCCCCGCCACCCGGCAGCTTGCAAGCAACAAGATCCCTCCTCCGGTTGATCAAGAGATTGACGTCACCGGACCCGCCCTCCGGTGACGTCAATCTCTTGATCAACAATGGGGGGCGGGTGGCATGTCACCGTGCACCACGACTCGGTCGGCGCGCTCGGCGCGCCGCCCGACAACGGCTGGTTCTCGCCTCTGCTGACCGCACTCGGCAACACCGGACGGAACCGGGCCTGCACGCGGGCGTACGACTGCTCCATTTCGCCTGCGGTGGACGGGGCAACGGCTTGCCCCGTCCATTGATAACTTTGAGATCCGCTGGCAACATGATCGTCGTTCCTCGGTCCAACCGGGAGGAGAGCAGCATGCGACTCGTCCGCTGGGCGTCAGCCGCCGCCGTCGCCGTCCTCGTGGCGTCTGTCCTCGTACCGTCGCCGGCCGGCGCGTGGGCGGCCACCGTTTCGTCGTCCGGCGTTCCGCTGCCCAACGGGGTCTACCCGGGGCAGGCCGGCTACCAGAGCGCCGGCTACTACCAGTACGCGCCGTCGGTGGTCCAGACCTCCAACACCCAGCGGATCATCTACTACTGCGCCAACCGGGTCGCGTACGACCGGGACGCCGGTAACGCGGTCGCCGCCACACACGACCATGTCCTGTTCAACGTCGGCACCCGCCAGTCGAACGGGAGCTACACCTGGGGGTCTACGCAGGTGGCGCTGCGACCGCGGCTCAGCCCCGGTGACCCCAACTACCATCCGGCCACGCCGAGTTGGTCGGCGTACCACATCTGCGACCCGGAGGTGGTACGCGGCAGCTTCACCTACACGACGCCGCAGACCGGTCAGCGGACGTACACCTGGGCGATGTTCTTCACCGGCGCGGACAATGACGACGGCGGTGCCGACGGGCGGTTCAACGTCGTGGGGGTAGCCCTCGCCACCGCCCCGACGGGTCCGTGGACCATCGTCGGAACACCGATCATCGACGTCACCGAGCCCGACTACAACCCCAGCGGGTACGGCGTGGGCCAGCCCAGCGTGACCAGCGTCGACGGGCAGGGCAACATGCTGCTGTTCTACAGCGGGTTGGACTGCCGGGCATTGGACGCCCCCGACCCGACCTGCAACGGCCTCGACCGGGGCACCGCCGTACGCACCCTGGATCTCGGCAACGCGAACGCGCCGGTCCTGGGGGCCAGGTCGTTCGTCACCACAGCCGGACTGACCCCGGAGCCGTACCTGCCCAATTCGGGGCGATTCCTGCACAACGCGTCCTGGACCTACGATGCCAGTCGGGACGTCTTCTTCATATCCCGGGACACCGGCGCACTCGATGGCAACGAGGTACAGGCCAACGTGGAGGTCGACCGGATTCCGGGGGTGAACATCTGGGCTGGCGGGGGCACCTGGACCGTCGTCGGGCAGATCACCAGCGCTCAGACCGGATACCGGTGGAACCACAACTCGGGGCTTGTTCGGGACGCCTACGGCGGGCTGGCCTACCAGCGGCCGGGTGACTATTCCGGAGTGGACGTCTACTTCGCCACCGAACCGGGAACCGGGAGCACTCCCCCGCCCTGGGACGGCTATTTCGCCTACCGCATGCAGCGCAGCACGTCCGCCCTGTAGTCGCCCCGCCGGCGAAGCCGCGACGCTGGCGTCCAAGGTGCGCGGCCAAATCTTGCGTACTCACGAGAATGCTTCAATGATCAAATGCGCAGCGAACGTATCGGGGCAACTATCGGTTCCATCGGTGGCCTCGCCTTCATCCTGATCAACTCAGGCAATCTGCCCGGAACAGCAAGCCTGCTCGTACGCATCGTCGGGGTCGTGGCGTTCCTGGCGGTGTTGTGGTTCGCCGTGATCCGGTCACCCGCCCAGCCGCAGCCGTCGGAGCCGCCGTCGCGGCGCGCGATCCGCATCTACGGAACCTCGGTCACGGCGATGGGCATCGGCATCCCGGTCGGGGCGAACATCATCAACAACGTGCTCGACCTACCGGTGCTCACGGTCCCGTGGGTCGTCCTGCTGGTGGGTGCCCACTTCCTACCGTTCGCCAACGCCTTCGCGGCCCCGGTCTTCGCCCGGCTCGGCTGGACCATGATCGGCCTGGCCGTCGTCGGATCCATCGTCAGCCTGGTCGTCACCGAGGCCGCGGCTCCGTGGACGGGTGTACTGGCTGGCTTCGCACTCCTCGCGTTCAGTTCCGCGGGGGCACAGCGGGCGCGGCCAACCGCCTAGATGATTGAGTCCTAAATCTTTGCTGGTGGGAGGTGCCGGCGTACTGGTACAGGGAAGGGTGTCGTTGTCTGCTCGTGACAGCTGACATCAACACCCTTCTGACCGCACTGTACGTGTTCGTAGACGATCACCTGGTACCGCGTCGCCGCCGTCCCGGCCGGCCCCAGCGGTTGTCCGACGCCGAACTGGTCTGCCTGATGATCACCCAGGTCCTGTTCGACTTCCCTCGTGAACGGCACTGGATCCGCTGGGCCGGCACCCACCTGCGCGACATGTT is a window of Micromonospora polyrhachis DNA encoding:
- a CDS encoding Eco57I restriction-modification methylase domain-containing protein; this translates as MSPTARNQVFTAVHTIGGLIPTDMLERISEGRDVTGSHPADYRVIGSRSVRDDAERHWNYLKLVWAELRGKLPAAPEADTPADPTGVAISQWLEPLFEGLGFGRLTAIGAAGITADDGGKTFAISHRWNHVPLHLVAWNATLDKRSAGAGTIPPQSLVQECLNRSTAHLWGMLTNGRQLRLLRDSSALATASYVEFDLEAIFDGELFSEFVLLYRLLHVSRFEIAAEATPSACWLEKWRTEAIKTGVRALDQLRKGVQEAITTLGTGFLRHPDNSRLREDFDVQAFHNALLRLVYRLLFLFVAEDRDALHLPDTPEETRKRYAEFFSSARLRVHARRQGGAHSDRYQALRIVLDALGNENGRPELGLPGLGGIFDNSEADAPLDGLALANKYLLTAVWHLCQVHDPGSRRWRTIDYRHLDAEELGSIYESLLELVPKHSAVDRTFELVELAGNTRKTTGSYYTPSSLIECLLDSALDPVIDDAVKRGEVAATAAGKPDPATTIVSELLALTVCDPACGSGHFLVAAARRIAKRVAAVRERNPEPTVKAVRRALYEVISRCIYGVDLNPMAVELAKISLWLEALEPGKPLSFLDAHIKHGNALIGATPALLLRGIPDEAFKPIEGDDKKYAKALEKQNAEQRAGQGSIFDLLETMNVVNTAFAQGLRRIANAPSAVLGDVRRQKSAYRDWASATDYQRALHVADAWCAAFVWKKTADAPPAVTHDVLRALAGPNPSTVTQATHDEIDRLRKQYRFFHWHLEFPEVFKVPEDDTEIDQTAGWAGGFDCVLGNPPWERIKLQEQEFFAQRDADIATARNAAARKHLITALKRDKDRRPLYEEFAAAKRKAEAESHFLRNGGRYPLTGRGDINTYAVFSETDRSLVSERGRMGVIVPTGIATDATTRFFFNDLVRNGSLVALYDFENRSGLFSGVDSRMKFSILSLAGDPLPEPDAQFAFFLHDPAELGDNKKSFTLTSNEIDLVNPNTGTCPLFRSRRDAEITLDIHRRIPVLMKEGDPEGNPWNISFMTMFHMSNDSHLFHTREDLTSDNWILSGNIFTKAGAQMLPLYEAKMLHHYDHRWATYNQDGTTRDITLREKQNDDVVALPRYWVDEHKVNEKLAAKNWEHNWLLGWRDICRATDERTTIVEIFPRSAAGHNLPISVFSTADTDLLPGLQACLTSFASDFAARTKVGGTHLTFFISQQLPTLAPTTMARHKTFLTPRILELSYTAHDLTIFARDIGDNGAPFQWDEERRQAIRAELDALFFHLYGISRDDVDYIMETFPIVRRKDEAKYGTYRTKDLILAEYDRMAAAGVSPTNPLIDGENYTSTLNPPPGHGPRHPAACKQQDPSSG